One window of Natrinema sp. SYSU A 869 genomic DNA carries:
- a CDS encoding oligogalacturonate lyase family protein, whose product MGDELRQGPNAGRTLPPERERFTDPETGAQVTRLTSDPGADSRHLYFTEPGWYDDGRQLLVRSDRDGTQQLYSIALESGGITQLTDLPAEIGGVTRVATEPTALFWCDDRLVVLDLESLEVTPLYERPDGYTGSIAAGTADGARAVVALSEVLDIEGRSDDREQWIADRMDAGPHSKVISVPLSGDEPTVHVEEDRWLNHVNASPTRPELVTYCEEGTWEDVDRIRALNLETDETWLVRRTDEDEAVGHEYWLADGETIGYHGWRGSRDDPDPFFGHVRYDGTERREWPAPDIYTHFHSNTRDLAVGDGTYRGAPFDLLWEWDDGADEYRMPRKLASHGWSGDGDVHPHSRLSPDGNYVVFDSSRGGTGSDVYVVEIPDDLGDLPTFDGRES is encoded by the coding sequence ATGGGAGACGAGTTACGACAAGGGCCAAACGCCGGCCGGACGTTACCACCGGAGCGCGAACGATTCACCGATCCGGAGACCGGCGCACAAGTCACGCGGTTGACGAGCGATCCCGGTGCCGATAGCCGACACCTGTACTTCACCGAACCGGGGTGGTACGACGACGGCCGCCAGCTGCTCGTTCGCTCGGACCGCGACGGGACGCAGCAACTCTACTCAATCGCGCTCGAGTCCGGCGGGATAACGCAGCTGACCGACCTTCCGGCCGAGATCGGCGGCGTCACCCGCGTCGCGACCGAACCGACGGCGCTGTTCTGGTGCGATGACCGGCTCGTCGTGCTCGATCTCGAGTCCCTCGAGGTGACGCCGCTGTACGAACGCCCCGACGGTTACACAGGGAGCATCGCCGCGGGGACGGCCGACGGAGCGCGGGCCGTCGTGGCTCTCTCGGAGGTGCTCGACATCGAGGGGCGGTCGGACGACCGCGAGCAGTGGATCGCTGACCGAATGGACGCTGGCCCCCACTCAAAGGTAATCTCGGTTCCGCTCTCCGGCGACGAGCCGACGGTCCACGTCGAGGAGGATCGGTGGCTCAATCACGTCAACGCGTCGCCGACCCGGCCCGAACTCGTCACGTACTGCGAGGAGGGAACCTGGGAGGACGTCGACCGGATCCGGGCGCTGAACCTCGAGACGGACGAGACGTGGCTCGTCCGGCGGACCGACGAAGACGAGGCCGTCGGCCACGAGTACTGGCTCGCCGACGGCGAGACGATCGGCTACCACGGCTGGCGGGGCAGCCGCGACGACCCGGACCCGTTCTTCGGCCACGTTCGGTATGACGGCACGGAGCGGCGCGAGTGGCCGGCGCCGGACATCTACACACACTTCCACAGCAATACCCGCGACCTGGCCGTCGGGGACGGCACGTACCGCGGGGCTCCCTTCGACCTGCTCTGGGAGTGGGACGACGGCGCCGACGAGTACCGAATGCCGCGAAAACTGGCGTCCCACGGTTGGAGCGGTGACGGCGACGTTCACCCCCACTCGAGGCTGAGTCCGGACGGGAACTACGTCGTCTTCGACAGCAGCCGGGGCGGCACCGGCAGCGACGTTTATGTCGTCGAGATACCCGACGATCTCGGTGACCTACCAACGTTCGACGGGAGAGAGAGCTAA
- a CDS encoding DUF2264 domain-containing protein has product MNPIAENPLRTRTDFQRAVEGLVDPLYDHASPGGARVRPTAAGAHFPAVAAELEGFARPLWGLVPLSVHSTSDRWDLVRRGLVNGTDPAHDEYWGEAGDGSQKHVEMAAIGLGLALTPERIWDPLSEPERERLVRWLNQINDAELHDCNWLFFRVMVNMGLRSVGATHDWKRTQASLDRLESFYQGDGWYTDGPAGDGSPIDYYLPWAMHFYGLVYAAVCGDEDPERAGRFRERAAEFATSHVHWFDDEGRALPYGRSLTYRFAQAGFWGALAFADLNPLPWGVIRGLWARNVRWWLNQPIFTDGGLLSVGYRYPTLKTSEVYNSPNSPYWATKAFLPLALEPTHPFWQADEEPLPDRPETVVQSEPRKVICRDDEHLFALSLAQDSIYGPEKYGKFAYSATFGFSMAGQNAGLGEAGHDSSLALSPDGDQYKAPAPESVTATEADGTTLKSLWTPWDDVRVETWLAPALPWHVRVHRLETSRPLHSEEGGFALDRTGDDDPTRFSHETEGATARAAYPNGTSLITDLRGDRRPEIVPEEPNTNLMHPRTVVPTLRNRYDAGEHWLVTAVRATPEGPVDFDRTPELVTADGDDRIAIETADGDRILECRPGEISGTGGTE; this is encoded by the coding sequence ATGAATCCGATCGCAGAGAATCCGCTTCGGACACGAACCGATTTCCAACGAGCCGTCGAGGGGCTCGTCGACCCGTTGTACGATCACGCCAGCCCTGGCGGCGCGCGAGTGCGGCCGACGGCGGCCGGTGCTCACTTTCCCGCCGTCGCCGCCGAACTCGAGGGGTTCGCGAGACCGCTGTGGGGTCTCGTTCCGCTGAGCGTCCACTCGACGTCCGATCGGTGGGACCTCGTTCGACGCGGACTCGTCAACGGCACGGACCCGGCTCACGACGAGTACTGGGGCGAGGCGGGCGACGGCTCCCAGAAACACGTCGAGATGGCCGCGATCGGTCTTGGACTCGCGCTGACTCCCGAACGCATCTGGGACCCACTCTCCGAACCGGAGCGGGAACGGCTCGTCCGATGGCTGAACCAGATCAATGACGCCGAACTCCACGATTGCAACTGGCTGTTCTTCCGGGTCATGGTCAATATGGGCCTCCGATCGGTTGGTGCGACCCACGACTGGAAGCGCACACAGGCGTCGCTCGATCGCCTCGAGTCTTTCTATCAGGGAGACGGCTGGTACACCGACGGCCCGGCGGGGGATGGGAGCCCGATCGATTATTACCTTCCGTGGGCGATGCACTTCTACGGGCTCGTCTACGCCGCCGTCTGCGGCGACGAGGATCCGGAGCGGGCCGGTCGGTTTCGCGAGCGGGCCGCCGAGTTCGCGACCAGTCACGTCCACTGGTTCGACGACGAGGGACGCGCGCTCCCCTACGGACGGAGCCTCACCTACCGCTTCGCGCAGGCCGGGTTCTGGGGCGCGCTCGCGTTCGCGGACCTGAACCCGCTCCCGTGGGGCGTCATCAGAGGGCTCTGGGCGCGGAACGTCCGCTGGTGGCTGAACCAGCCGATCTTCACGGACGGCGGCCTGCTGTCGGTCGGATACCGGTATCCGACGCTGAAGACGTCGGAGGTGTACAACTCGCCGAACTCGCCGTACTGGGCGACGAAGGCGTTCCTGCCGCTCGCGCTCGAGCCGACGCACCCGTTCTGGCAGGCCGACGAGGAGCCGCTTCCCGACCGACCCGAGACAGTCGTCCAGTCTGAGCCCAGGAAGGTCATCTGCCGGGACGACGAGCACCTGTTCGCGCTCTCGCTCGCCCAGGACAGCATCTACGGGCCGGAGAAGTACGGGAAGTTCGCCTACTCCGCGACCTTCGGGTTCTCTATGGCCGGGCAGAACGCGGGCCTCGGGGAGGCGGGACACGATAGCTCGCTCGCGCTCAGCCCGGACGGCGACCAGTACAAGGCCCCCGCCCCCGAGTCGGTCACCGCGACCGAAGCCGACGGGACGACCCTCAAATCGCTGTGGACCCCGTGGGACGACGTGCGCGTCGAAACCTGGCTGGCGCCGGCGCTTCCCTGGCACGTCCGGGTCCACCGCCTCGAGACGTCGCGACCCCTTCACAGCGAGGAGGGCGGATTCGCGCTCGATCGGACGGGCGACGACGACCCGACGCGGTTCTCCCACGAGACCGAGGGAGCGACCGCCCGCGCCGCGTATCCGAACGGGACGAGTCTCATCACCGACCTGCGCGGCGATCGACGGCCGGAGATCGTCCCGGAGGAACCGAATACGAATCTCATGCACCCGCGCACGGTCGTCCCGACGCTCCGGAACCGATACGACGCCGGTGAACACTGGCTGGTCACTGCCGTCCGAGCGACGCCCGAGGGACCGGTCGATTTCGATCGGACGCCGGAACTCGTGACGGCCGACGGCGACGACCGCATCGCGATCGAGACGGCCGATGGCGACCGCATCCTCGAGTGCCGACCCGGCGAGATTTCGGGGACTGGCGGGACCGAGTAG